Proteins encoded in a region of the Bactrocera tryoni isolate S06 chromosome 4, CSIRO_BtryS06_freeze2, whole genome shotgun sequence genome:
- the LOC120774046 gene encoding flocculation protein FLO11, translating into MYHRPKILLLCLILLQIRPYCSLPTINQPFPDSRNYLSPNEKHSLFKPPELEETIEEVQRILAQDPSLPRLTRGEIEELYEKVTREEYQKSVAAGDMGRADSMRALMLVLPYNTDNNTEENIQELYTRPPVTKVIDAYTPHQPIKFLTPDPSAPLKTETAPAGNFAATTYKPAYSLKTQKVFAPNPTTYHPPPPAPVMFKMTSSVQQEPSDGFQPVTNSINDGDYRTNVERNPTPKPVQRYSSHYNAKTAEFLKQRKPAKHETSTVRPVADVLESLGIVGQTQSRNRFPIDDYYAAESAPQPVISTYVPQTVSLTDLKELQAYNLSPKIRPDAYSSFKPLNIGEEIRVKPEVEGYLTRFGIVGGRKKKDLKKGNNLKSHNAELTAGESEISTAKVPRRGTAAAASTELEKLLVNLQELERLNVNPKALGPTTTIRPTTSSTTTTTTTPAPTTPNLITNGAPMLIEPKKPRRRIDPNIDINFGNTGNHQTEASNTDQLSKLLENLQELEKLRIKPDNALKTIAPATNAARTGPLQYATPTPRIANLLNRFNELAPQTTPAPRSSAQADAAQLQDVLRQLQEFELLNARTTTKKPKAQPARAGGGLLAGLGGLRGALAPTDVFNLQKLLTDDRELERLYEQARAGQTGRKVTTTTTAKPTTTTTQRALILGDLDDSELQRLFEQARARTSTTAAPTTTTTTTSTSRTPAPSYREFEQLQKYFAELERTRTSTTTTTTTTTSTTTPAPTTTTTPSTTTSTTTLPPTTTTTTTTAAPLPAVGSLDLAQRITDSLGAQKPKKAETDNAQLQELINRVQQLERLNAKNEKSIRATTTDTPIPFVGFTTRKVNAPSSGRSNDQRTPSNDFAHLQELYQHVASAEQDAFGRIEISTAATAAKPSAKRTQKFAQKIIDITNDTGSGSSLQEVEPNEFVQLQKLLSKVKELERVKIHGVHGIVQPATPAPTVGSYTRDFTDLTNLVTSASVHTPTVHNSIGAHIVYPEKTHEYKPFEDILKEDYREPIGMKTHEGKKDSAVLEPTSSEELRELAMSVPANPKGSSFDKDFEQYQEFFKKLEDDERTSYKNMQPPVIYKTVTKEPPRFVVAHKPHEVQKPKNGNVQQKADLEELQKLLSNAQELEKLGVTLPTELSDQIETKLTKHASNERAEKQLETVTTQPVHIVTAERPKPSLALHDLINHVSKAPSVEHKDTNAGYAVVTPESTSAENDIQDSSEKEAFFSLTTPKSLVPKEPKSTTPSTLDLPVFSATKIIEAAIKRAANKIGVSTEQTLGFQKRSDTDIYADMDPGSMDDLMGEFSEMNYQLASPDAAVSDAIPSKQETVAMEQTTTAADDADITQDLHELQRLIGNLQELQRLNLTVSSELLRQADAKYLETLKKQQMPADDTTKNRRQSVTPTVSGATDEAGTSTTPSASTSSSQQSAPVDDADIASQPVDIASAANTNSATADKVTSDSSSTTTTEEPRNGSLADLEESFGGSDTNKEEPKPPKRKNGFYFLADWNSFLEVGDGDDQVIVRLSPKIGDPRLFIPVKIP; encoded by the exons ATGTACCATCGACCGAAAATACTTTTACTCTGCCTGATTCTGCTACAAATCCGGCCTTACTGCAGTTTACCTACCATCAATCAACCTTTTCCAGACTCCCGCAATTATTTGAGTCCAAATGAAAAACATTCACTTTTCAAGCCACCCGAGTTGGAGGAGACCATTGAAGAGGTGCAGCGAATCTTGGCGCAGGATCCATCTTTGCCGCGCTTGACGAG AGGCGAAATCGAGGAGCTTTACGAGAAGGTGACGCGTGAGGAGTATCAGAAGAGCGTTGCAGCTGGGGACATGGGACGCGCGGACAGCATGCGTGCACTCATGTTGGTATTGCCATATAACACAGACAATAACACCGAGGAAAATATACAG GAACTTTATACGCGTCCGCCAGTTACGAAAGTAATCGACGCCTATACACCACATCAACCTATCAAATTCCTCACACCCGACCCCAGCGCGCCGCTGAAAACCGAAACTGCGCCAGCCGGCAACTTCGCAGCTACAACTTACAAGCCTGCCTATTCTTTGAAGACACAGAAAGTATTTGCACCCAACCCGACCACATATCATCCACCACCACCAGCGCCGGTCATGTTTAAGATGACATCGTCGGTACAGCAAGAGCCAAGCGACGGTTTTCAACCAGTTACAAATAGCATAAACGATGGCGATTATCGAACGAACGTGGAACGTAATCCAACACCAAAGCCGGTGCAGCGTTATAGCAGCCATTATAATGCCAAAACTGCAGAGTTTCTCAAGCAACGCAAGCCAGCAAAGCACGAGACGTCCACGGTGCGTCCGGTTGCGGATGTTTTGGAGAGCTTGGGCATTGTTGGGCAAACACAGTCACGCAACCGCTTCCCCATCGATGATTACTATGCGGCGGAGAGTGCGCCACAACCGGTGATATCAACTTATGTGCCGCAGACCGTAAGCCTTACGGATCTCAAGGAATTGCAAGCCTACAATCTCTCGCCAAAAATCAGACCTGATGCTTATTCCAGCTTCAAACCGTTAAACATTGGTGAGGAGATACGTGTCAAACCCGAAGTCGAGGGTTATCTTACACGTTTCGGTATTGTTGGCGGTCGTAAAAAGAAGGACTTGAAGAAGGGAAATAACCTGAAGAGTCATAACGCTGAGTTAACCGCTGGTGAAAGCGAAATATCCACAGCCAAGGTGCCCAGACGTGGTACAGCTGCCGCGGCGAGCACTGAACTCGAAAAGCTTTTAGTAAACTTACAAGAACTGGAGCGCTTAAACGTCAATCCCAAAGCGCTAGGTCCCACCACAACTATACGTCCAACAACCAGTAgcactacaactacaacaacaacaccggcGCCCACCACACCCAATTTAATAACGAACGGCGCACCCATGCTGATAGAACCGAAGAAGCCACGTAGACGCATTGACCCAAATATCGACATCAATTTCGGTAATACGGGCAACCATCAGACAGAAGCGTCAAACACAGATCAACTTAGCAAGTTGCTGGAAAATCTACAGGAATTGGAAAAGCTGCGCATCAAACCAGATAATGCGCTGAAAACTATCGCGCCAGCGACTAATGCCGCGCGCACAGGACCGCTGCAGTACGCGACGCCCACGCCACGCATTGCGAATTTGTTGAACCGTTTCAATGAGCTCGCGCCACAGACCACGCCCGCCCCGCGCAGTTCGGCGCAAGCAGATGCCGCACAGTTGCAAGATGTACTGCGGCAATTGCAAGAATTTGAACTACTGAATGCGCGCACCACAACAAAGAAACCAAAAGCGCAGCCGGCGCGTGCTGGTGGCGGTTTACTTGCCGGACTGGGTGGTCTGCGCGGCGCTTTGGCACCAACAGATGTTTTCAATCTACAGAAACTGCTGACGGATGATCGAGAGCTGGAGCGTTTGTATGAGCAAGCGCGCGCTGGACAGACTGGCCGAAAGGtgacaacaaccacaacagcgAAGCCTACAACCACAACTACACAGCGCGCTTTGATATTAGGTGATTTAGATGATTCGGAGCTGCAGCGTCTGTTTGAGCAAGCGCGTGCACGCACAAGTACCACAGCAGCGCCTACCACCACTACGACCACTACAAGCACATCGCGTACGCCGGCGCCTAGTTATCGCGAATTTGAGCAATTGCAGAAATACTTTGCGGAGTTGGAGAGAACGCGCACCAGCACAACCACAACTACAACGACAACAACGAGCACTACAACACCTGCGCCCACAACGACAACAACACCCTCAACAACAACATCGACGACAACTTTGCCACCTACcacaaccacaaccaccacgaccGCGGCACCGTTACCAGCTGTTGGTTCGCTAGACTTAGCACAGCGCATTACCGACAGTCTTGGCGCGCAAAAGCCCAAAAAAGCGGAGACTGACAACGCTCAGCTGCAGGAACTCATCAATCGCGTACAGCAGCTGGAACGTTTAAACGCCAAAAACGAGAAGAGCATACGTGCCACCACAACAGATACACCGATACCCTTTGTTGGCTTCACCACGCGTAAAGTTAACGCGCCAAGCTCCGGCAGGTCTAACGATCAACGCACGCCCTCGAATGATTTCGCGCATTTGCAGGAGCTCTATCAGCATGTTGCAAGCGCAGAGCAAGACGCATTTGGACGCATTGAAATCTCTACAGCAGCCACAGCGGCAAAGCCTTCCGCCAAGCGCACGCAGAAATTCGCGCAGAAAATCATCGACATCACAAACGACACCGGCTCAGGCAGCAGTCTCCAAGAGGTGGAGCCTAACGAGTTCGTGCAATTGCAGAAGTTGTTGAGTAAAGTCAAGGAGTTGGAGCGCGTGAAGATACACGGCGTACATGGCATTGTGCAACCAGCCACGCCCGCACCGACTGTCGGCAGCTACACGCGCGACTTCACTGACTTAACAAATCTAGTTACGTCCGCGTCGGTGCACACGCCCACGGTACACAACTCGATTGGCGCGCATATAGTCTACCCCGAGAAAACGCATGAGTACAAACCATTTGAAGACATACTTAAGGAAGACTATAGGGAACCGATTGGAATGAAAACTCATGAGGGCAAGAAAGACAGCGCTGTGCTGGAACCGACATCTAGCGAAGAATTGCGTGAGTTGGCAATGTCAGTGCCTGCGAACCCCAAAGGTTCCTCGTTTGATAAGGATTTCGAACAATACCAAGAGTTCTTCAAAAAGCTGGAGGATGATGAACGCACTTCGTACAAGAATATGCAGCCGCCTGTGATCTACAAGACCGTGACTAAGGAGCCGCCACGTTTCGTTGTCGCGCATAAGCCGCATGAGGTGCAAAAGCCCAAGAACGGTAATGTGCAACAAAAGGCAGATCTCGAAGAACTACAGAAGTTGTTGAGTAACGCGCAGGAGCTTGAGAAGTTAGGCGTCACTCTACCGACAGAGTTATCAGATCAAATAGAGACCAAACTGACTAAACATGCCAGCAATGAAAGAGCGGAGAAGCAACTTGAGACGGTGACAACACAACCGGTGCATATAGTCACAGCCGAACGTCCTAAACCCAGCTTGGCGCTGCACGACTTGATAAACCACGTAAGCAAAGCACCCAGTGTCGAGCATAAGGACACAAACGCTGGCTACGCTGTTGTAACTCCCGAATCTACAAGCGCTGAGAATGACATACAAGACTCCAGCGAAAAGGAAGCTTTCTTTTCGTTAACCACACCTAAATCACTTGTACCGAAAGAACCGAAATCTACCACACCGAGTACTTTAGATCTGCCGGTTTTCAGTGCAACTAAGATCATTGAGGCCGCTATTAAGCGCGCAGCTAACAAAATAGGCGTCTCCACCGAACAAACGCTCGGTTTCCAGAAACGCAGCGACACGGATATTTACGCTGATATGGATCCGGGTAGTATGGACGATTTAATGGGCGAGTTTAGTGAGATGAACTATCAGCTGGCTTCACCGGATGCCGCAGTCAGCGACGCCATTCCAAGCAAACAGGAAACTGTTGCCATGGAGCAAACTACCACAGCTGCTGACGATGCCGACATAACACAAGATTTGCATGAACTGCAGCGCTTGATTGGCAATTTACAAGAGCTGCAGCGACTTAATCTTACTGTTTCATCCGAGTTGCTGCGCCAAGCCGATGCGAAGTATCTGGAAACGTTGAAGAAACAACAAATGCCCGCCGATGACACCACGAAGAATAGACGTCAAAGTGTGACACCCACAGTAAGCGGGGCAACGGACGAAGCCGGCACGAGCACAACTCCCAGCGCAAGTACGAGCAGCTCACAGCAGAGTGCGCCCGTTGACGATGCAGACATAGCGTCACAGCCAGTAGACATTGCGTCAGCCGCGAATACTAATAGTGCCACAGCTGATAAGGTGACTAGTGATAGCAGCAGCACAACGACTACGGAGGAGCCACGCAACGGTTCGCTCGCCGATCTGGAAGAGTCGTTCGGTGGCTCTGATACGAATAAAGAGGAACCAAAGCCGCCGAAGCGTAAAAACGGTTTCTATTTTCTAGCCGATTGGAACTCTTTCCTGGAAGTGGGCGACGGCGATGATCAGGTGATAGTACGTCTGAGTCCAAAAATCGGCGACCCACGCCTGTTCATACCAGTCAAAATACCATAA
- the LOC120774047 gene encoding uncharacterized protein LOC120774047, protein MNPVQIYWAEHKGVTLDEQQRDICIRDIPQKWLPRIADFMVENSYRTNRLYAQLKIHDNPDVEQTYRRYVDHVLQNECSIMVIDEQTNEIYGVALVKWMTKKWRSWTIWLQIFDTFLLFAEFMLLGRMLVLKYEQEHPEHEPDSLHLFEYYLHPELKADPVFMQKFFYSILEVARHMLMPRVSFVAATLEQQQQAEAFGFQALSHLIYSLVEDSGVRTFQSLRDIEEMYMVLYELPVGPIIPFYTMPPPHPYDEEDRLKHEPHAKHEGEETAAYDEDSNRHSFSKLAIK, encoded by the coding sequence ATGAATCCTGTACAAATCTATTGGGCTGAGCACAAAGGCGTAACGCTCGACGAACAGCAGCGCGACATATGCATACGCGACATACCGCAAAAATGGCTGCCACGCATTGCCGACTTCATGGTGGAGAATTCCTATCGCACCAATCGGCTGTACGCACAACTGAAGATACACGATAATCCCGATGTGGAACAAACGTATCGTCGTTACGTAGATCACGTGCTGCAAAATGAATGCAGTATTATGGTAATCGACGAGCAGACTAACGAGATCTACGGCGTAGCGCTGGTCAAATGGATGACCAAAAAGTGGCGCTCTTGGACCATTTGGCTGCAAATATTCGATACGTTTCTACTCTTCGCCGAGTTCATGCTACTCGGTCGTATGCTAGTGCTGAAGTACGAACAAGAGCATCCGGAGCATGAGCCTGATAGCCTACACCTCTTCGAGTATTATTTGCATCCCGAGCTTAAGGCAGATCCGGTCTTCATGCAGAAATTCTTCTATAGCATTTTGGAAGTGGCGCGTCATATGTTGATGCCACGTGTCTCCTTTGTAGCCGCAACGCTGGAGCAGCAACAGCAGGCTGAAGCTTTCGGTTTTCAAGCGCTCTCACATCTTATCTACTCGCTGGTGGAAGACAGCGGTGTGCGCACCTTTCAGTCGCTGCGCGATATTGAAGAAATGTATATGGTGTTGTATGAGCTACCGGTTGGACCGATAATACCCTTCTATACCATGCCGCCACCGCATCCGTACGATGAGGAGGATCGTTTGAAGCACGAGCCGCATGCAAAGCATGAAGGTGAGGAAACCGCTGCATATGATGAAGATTCAAATCGACACTCCTTTTCCAAGCTGGCTATAAAGTAG